From the genome of Armatimonadota bacterium, one region includes:
- a CDS encoding tetratricopeptide repeat protein, producing MSIAPDELEKHYQQGTAHKNAGEYDQAMAEFRFVLERRADHLDARIGLGLVYGFIGMFDESLAELRRTVETAPDSVEALLYLAKTCCMLGMYDEARVHFAKILELQPDHAEAKKQFALLSDMPPL from the coding sequence ATGAGCATAGCCCCCGACGAGCTCGAGAAGCACTACCAACAGGGCACGGCTCATAAGAACGCCGGCGAGTACGACCAGGCGATGGCGGAGTTCCGCTTCGTGCTGGAGCGCCGCGCCGACCACCTCGACGCCCGCATCGGCCTGGGTCTGGTCTATGGTTTCATCGGCATGTTCGATGAGTCGCTGGCGGAACTGCGGCGCACCGTGGAGACCGCCCCCGACTCGGTGGAGGCGCTCCTTTACCTCGCCAAGACCTGCTGCATGCTCGGGATGTATGACGAGGCGCGGGTGCACTTCGCGAAGATCCTGGAACTGCAGCCGGACCACGCCGAGGCCAAGAAGCAGTTCGCGCTGCTGAGCGACATGCCGCCGTTGTAG